Proteins encoded together in one Nostoc sp. PCC 7524 window:
- a CDS encoding HigA family addiction module antitoxin yields the protein MRLPKYRPPTHPGEILVKDFLEPLGILPDELAQIIDIPNEQINKQHRITPSTALKLAELWGNSVDFWIKLQANWELYHTSQYQSI from the coding sequence ATGAGACTACCAAAATATCGTCCTCCTACCCATCCTGGGGAAATTTTAGTCAAAGATTTTTTAGAACCTTTGGGAATATTACCAGATGAACTTGCTCAAATAATTGATATTCCCAATGAACAGATAAATAAACAGCATAGAATCACACCAAGCACTGCGTTAAAGTTAGCAGAACTATGGGGAAATAGTGTAGATTTTTGGATAAAACTGCAAGCAAATTGGGAGTTATACCACACCAGTCAATACCAGTCAATTTAA
- a CDS encoding type II toxin-antitoxin system RelE family toxin, producing the protein MSYQVQVLSTAVQQIERLNSQVQQQVMKKLEDLASNPIPEGARNLAVGENLYLVVINEYRIVYHIQEQDLLITVTKVAHSQDY; encoded by the coding sequence GTGAGCTATCAAGTACAAGTTTTATCGACAGCTGTGCAGCAGATTGAGAGGCTAAATTCTCAAGTGCAACAACAGGTGATGAAAAAATTAGAAGATTTAGCATCTAACCCAATTCCAGAAGGAGCGAGAAATTTGGCTGTTGGGGAAAATTTATATTTAGTTGTTATCAATGAATATCGAATTGTTTATCACATCCAAGAACAGGATTTATTAATTACTGTCACTAAGGTTGCTCATTCTCAAGATTATTAA
- a CDS encoding DUF6888 family protein: MQEPTAEQAKGLFRVCYHLTNMYCSIHLVRIDETTHRIYILAGDETQLEILPNGSVRYFMTKPNFAAMTKQELRAYVLEHRDDNEAFYALTHKLREEPGIEITSMEHLQQLVTAKRDKIDIQDAHAVLESALINTISFEDLKRQLG, translated from the coding sequence ATGCAAGAGCCAACGGCAGAACAAGCGAAGGGGCTTTTTAGGGTCTGCTACCATTTGACTAATATGTACTGCTCAATTCATTTGGTGAGAATAGATGAAACTACTCACCGTATTTACATCCTAGCTGGAGATGAAACTCAGTTAGAAATACTCCCCAATGGTAGTGTGAGGTATTTTATGACCAAGCCAAATTTTGCAGCGATGACGAAGCAAGAGTTAAGAGCTTATGTTTTGGAACACCGAGATGACAATGAAGCTTTCTATGCGTTAACCCACAAGCTGAGGGAAGAACCAGGAATTGAAATCACTTCAATGGAACATTTGCAGCAGTTAGTTACTGCCAAGCGTGACAAAATCGATATACAAGATGCTCACGCAGTTTTAGAGTCAGCATTAATCAACACCATATCTTTTGAAGACCTGAAAAGGCAATTAGGATAG
- a CDS encoding bifunctional serine/threonine-protein kinase/formylglycine-generating enzyme family protein — translation MPQTGDILRTRYKVVKILGSGGFGDTYLAQDIDLPRQPKCVVKHLKPNPDPKVLEIVRRLFDSEAQVLYRLGNDSDQIPRLFAHFEEQGEFYLVQEFIDGQDLSYEIIPGEKLTEIAVIKLLQEILEVLAVVHKQNIIHRDIKPQNLMRRRQDGKIVLIDFGAVKEVETMTVNSQGQTSLSVAIGSLGYMPSEQAAGRPKLSSDVYAVGMLGIQALTGRQPHELPKDPTNDEVIWQSWANVSEKLADVLDKMVSYYFRDRYPSAVEALAALKSLQPQQPQVTPTILMPQPQTPRQQVQPTIPTPQPPPQQQVQPTIPIPPPPTPPSTPTKIITPSWSRRKVIQTVGFAGAGLGLAIIIPRISQSNSVPINPSPIPPSSLQTFRFETVIVNARGNITNRQNQTARYFAEDLGNGVTLEMVQIPGGTFTMGSPENEAQRQSDEGLQREVRVPGFFMGRYEITQEQYQAIMGTNPSNFKGEKRPVETVSWDNAVEFCEKLSQKTGKTYRLPSEAEWEYACRAGTTTPFYFGETITPDLVNYNGEISYGSAPKGEYRRQTTNVGIFPPNSFGLYDMCGNIWEWCQDVYNDSYQGAPTDGSAWLRGSNNNIRVLRGGSWYNYPDTCRSASRSLNNRNVDFNSIGIRVVCAAGRTS, via the coding sequence ATGCCCCAGACTGGTGACATCCTCCGCACCCGCTATAAAGTAGTTAAAATCCTCGGAAGTGGTGGATTTGGCGACACCTACTTAGCCCAAGATATCGACCTACCCAGACAGCCGAAGTGTGTAGTCAAACACCTCAAACCCAATCCAGACCCTAAAGTATTAGAAATCGTCAGAAGATTATTTGACAGCGAAGCCCAAGTATTATACCGTCTAGGCAATGATAGCGACCAAATACCCCGACTGTTTGCCCACTTTGAAGAACAAGGGGAGTTTTACCTAGTCCAAGAATTTATCGATGGTCAAGACTTGAGCTATGAAATCATTCCCGGTGAAAAGTTAACAGAAATAGCAGTTATCAAACTATTACAAGAAATATTAGAAGTATTAGCAGTAGTCCACAAACAGAATATTATTCACCGCGACATCAAACCCCAAAACTTAATGCGTCGCCGACAAGATGGTAAAATCGTGCTAATTGACTTTGGTGCAGTCAAAGAAGTTGAAACCATGACGGTGAATAGCCAAGGTCAAACAAGTTTGAGTGTCGCCATTGGTAGTCTGGGTTATATGCCCAGCGAACAAGCAGCCGGACGACCAAAATTAAGCAGTGATGTATATGCAGTGGGGATGTTAGGGATTCAAGCATTAACAGGGAGACAACCCCACGAACTACCAAAAGACCCCACCAACGACGAAGTAATTTGGCAAAGTTGGGCAAATGTCAGCGAGAAGTTGGCAGATGTGTTAGATAAGATGGTGAGTTATTACTTTCGGGATAGATACCCTTCAGCCGTGGAGGCGTTGGCAGCACTCAAATCACTACAGCCACAACAGCCACAAGTAACGCCAACTATACTAATGCCACAGCCACAAACGCCACGACAACAAGTACAGCCAACTATACCTACACCACAGCCACCCCCGCAACAACAAGTACAGCCAACTATACCAATACCACCGCCACCCACACCACCATCAACACCAACAAAAATAATCACCCCAAGCTGGTCACGGCGCAAGGTAATACAAACAGTTGGGTTTGCGGGTGCGGGGTTGGGTTTAGCAATCATAATACCGCGCATATCACAGTCTAATTCAGTTCCTATTAACCCGTCTCCTATTCCCCCTAGTAGCTTGCAAACCTTTCGATTTGAAACGGTGATAGTAAATGCAAGAGGGAACATCACCAACCGCCAAAACCAGACAGCAAGATACTTTGCAGAAGACTTAGGCAATGGTGTCACCTTGGAAATGGTGCAGATACCAGGGGGAACATTTACAATGGGTTCACCGGAAAACGAAGCACAACGACAATCAGATGAAGGTCTCCAGCGAGAGGTGAGAGTACCCGGCTTCTTCATGGGGAGATATGAAATCACCCAGGAACAGTATCAAGCCATCATGGGAACAAATCCTTCCAACTTCAAAGGTGAGAAAAGACCAGTAGAAACAGTCAGTTGGGATAATGCGGTAGAGTTTTGTGAGAAATTGAGTCAGAAAACAGGAAAAACCTACAGGCTACCTAGCGAAGCCGAATGGGAATATGCTTGTCGTGCAGGGACAACTACGCCGTTTTATTTTGGGGAAACCATCACCCCAGATTTAGTCAACTACAACGGTGAAATTTCTTACGGCTCTGCACCCAAAGGTGAATATCGTAGACAAACAACAAATGTAGGAATATTTCCACCGAACTCTTTCGGTTTATATGATATGTGTGGTAATATATGGGAATGGTGTCAAGATGTATATAATGATAGCTACCAAGGTGCGCCGACAGACGGCAGTGCGTGGTTAAGAGGTAGCAATAATAACATAAGAGTGCTGCGGGGCGGTTCCTGGTACAACTATCCTGACACTTGCCGTTCTGCGTCTCGCAGCCTTAATAACCGCAACGTCGACTTCAACTCTATTGGTATTCGTGTTGTGTGTGCCGCCGGGAGGACTTCCTAG
- a CDS encoding REP-associated tyrosine transposase, translating into MPIRDVKFQAGNYYHIYNRGNNRQAIFFERQNYLFFLRLMERHLVNKGVEIVAYCLMPNHYHLLVYLNTDNLSNLMQPFMLAYTKAINKRFKRVGSLFQGRFQSIHIDSNEYLLHLSRYIHLNPVNANLVKNPQEWEFSSYSEYIMPHNHEIIKIDKVLQHFVSLDSYRLFVESPRETGFLMET; encoded by the coding sequence ATGCCAATTCGTGATGTAAAGTTTCAAGCGGGAAACTACTACCACATTTACAATCGAGGTAATAACCGCCAAGCGATATTTTTTGAGCGTCAAAATTACCTATTCTTCCTACGTCTTATGGAAAGACACCTTGTGAATAAGGGTGTAGAAATAGTTGCTTACTGCTTGATGCCAAATCATTATCACTTATTGGTTTACCTAAACACAGATAATTTATCAAACTTAATGCAGCCATTTATGTTGGCTTATACAAAAGCTATAAATAAACGTTTTAAGAGAGTTGGTTCGTTGTTTCAAGGGCGTTTTCAGTCTATACACATAGATAGCAATGAATATTTATTACACCTATCTCGATACATTCATTTAAACCCGGTTAATGCTAATTTAGTGAAAAATCCTCAAGAATGGGAATTTTCCAGCTATTCAGAATATATAATGCCACACAATCATGAGATCATCAAAATTGATAAAGTTTTACAGCACTTTGTTTCATTAGACAGTTACCGTCTATTTGTAGAATCTCCTAGAGAAACTGGGTTTCTCATGGAAACCTAA
- a CDS encoding Uma2 family endonuclease, with translation MLLELKQLIVPIGHQLLIKNISWSTYKKILAELGENRSSRVSYSQGVLEIMAPLPEHEVAKVIIGDLVKALLEELDVEFWSLGSTTFDQEIMDAGVEPDDCFYIQNEAAVRGKDRIDLTIDPPPDLAIEIDITSRTRFNNYELLGVPELWRWLKNKLVINVLIDGKYVESTSSRIFPDLPITQVIPEYLVRSRIDGRNAAMKAFRAWVRSHLC, from the coding sequence ATGTTACTTGAACTCAAACAACTAATTGTACCTATCGGTCATCAATTATTAATTAAAAATATATCTTGGTCTACATATAAAAAAATTTTAGCAGAATTGGGTGAAAATCGCAGTTCTAGAGTGTCTTACAGTCAAGGGGTGCTAGAAATAATGGCTCCATTACCAGAGCATGAGGTAGCTAAAGTTATTATTGGAGATTTAGTCAAGGCTCTACTAGAAGAATTAGATGTAGAATTTTGGAGTTTGGGGTCTACAACCTTTGACCAAGAAATTATGGATGCTGGGGTAGAACCTGACGATTGCTTTTATATCCAAAATGAAGCTGCTGTTCGCGGTAAAGATAGAATTGATTTAACTATTGATCCTCCGCCAGATTTAGCCATTGAAATTGATATTACTTCCCGCACTCGTTTTAATAATTATGAATTGTTGGGAGTTCCAGAATTATGGCGTTGGCTGAAAAATAAGTTAGTAATTAATGTTTTGATTGATGGTAAATATGTAGAATCTACAAGCAGTCGGATTTTTCCAGATTTACCAATTACTCAAGTTATTCCTGAATACTTAGTGCGAAGTAGGATAGACGGTAGAAATGCCGCGATGAAAGCTTTCCGGGCTTGGGTGCGCTCACATTTATGCTGA